The following DNA comes from Eubalaena glacialis isolate mEubGla1 chromosome 1, mEubGla1.1.hap2.+ XY, whole genome shotgun sequence.
TGTGGGAATTAGTTTGAATAATCTGGACTGCCATACTGAAAACTAGAACGCTTGTGTATATTTTCGCAATCAAATCCCCAAGTTGAAAATCTATTCCCTAGCAATATGAGAGATATAAATGAAAGCCTACAggtattaagaaaaataagtaactatggtgaattttaaataaaatgaacgcACTGGTGTAAGCAGAACTGTGACAAGTGAAGCCAGGAGGGTAATGCTAGTCCAGTTATAAAGTGGAACAGTTCTTTCCGAAAGCAACATGGTGGTATCGAGTGTTTTCAgagtctttaaatattttgcccacatgtcaaaatatttacataaaatcaaAATGCTGAAAATAACCCCAACAGTCAACATTAGTAGAATGCTTTAACAAATTATGATAGATTAACATTATGCCCTTTTATATAGCCATTAAAAAGGGTAAGTATGATGACTATGTAAAAAATGGAATGTTTATGATATAACATTAACTACCAATAGAAGAACAAAAGGAATAGGTTTGCTATATAATATAAGTATATGTCTGGAAGATAAAGAGCAAAAATGCACAAATAGTATTTCTATTTCACTGGAAAAGGAGGAGtaggtaatttttttccttaaaaattcttTGTACTTGTTACATAGTTTTCTCAAGAATAAAAACAGGGATttcaaaatttaagttaaaaactgTCATGCTAATAATTTTTCCCAAACAATTTCAGCATGAAACTTtgtcatattaaaaaaagaagaagaaaaaaggaagggaaagagttgTTTGAACTTATAACTGAATAACTCAGAATCTGCAACCAGGCCAAATCCATTACAGTTTCCTTCTTCTGTGATCCCCATGTAGCTTGCAAAAACAACCTTGGTTTCCTATaagctaaaatttattttaaaaaatgaaaaagtaaacaaaactcTGGGTCTTTACCTTTATCATCAGACTTTGATTCAGTTCTCAATGGTTGAGGTTCAGAGAAGACATGTTTCtatcatttgaaaatgaaatgttcTTTCACTCTCTAGCGGGAGGGTATAGTGTAAATATATACTCTTATATAACCATTCATTTTTCGTTTAAGCTGTTTTgtgctttaaaaagtttttttcctaaACTATGTCTTTCCCCAAATCTCTCATTGTTTGACTAAAGTGCTAATGCTCCTTCAAGTTCAATTTTCAAAGTCACTTTCTCCAAGTGGCATTATCTGATTCTCCAGTCAAAATGTGACCCCATCTACCTTTACTTGACTCCATTCCTAGCATGAATTATGGTGCATGACTtcatatttatctatcatctgtctccAGTATGAAATCTGCCCAAAGGCAGGAACCATTTCTCTTTGATTCATACTATgtaaatatgttatttaatatattacatattatatattcatatatgataAACAAGTCTCTGGTTAGGTTTTTTCCCAAGACACAGTTTTACCTTCATGTTCTATTTTTTGGTTGTGAAGTTCCTTCATTTTGTTGCAATAAAGGTGACTTTATGAAGAGAAGAGATGACTTTTGTGCTCAAATATAATGATTAGGTCAACAGAATCATAAAATgtcacatttgttttttttttttttttttatccaggaGAATTCAATGCTTCTGCCACGTCTGAGATGTTTATATTTCACAACGGAGGTGTACAAATTTTATGCAAATACCCTGATACTGTCCAACAATTTAAAATGCAGTTGTTGAAAGGGAATAATATACTCTGTGATCTCATTAAAACAAAGGGAAGCGGAGACACGGTGTCCATCACGAATCTGAACGTCTGTCAATTTCAGTTATCCAATAACAGTGTCTCCTTTTTTCTGTATAACTTGGACAGTTCTCATGCCAGCTATTACATCTGCAAACTATCAATTTTTGATCCTCCTCCTTTTCAAGTAGATATTCTAAGcaaagaatatttgaatatttacgGTAAGACATTGTTTTAATCTTCTAGACTTAAGAgtatatagacattttaacaatttttctcACTAATGAAAACAGTTAAACAAATGAGTATCTCTTGTGTTGGAGTTCATTTCGGTGCAATTGATGGCAATAATTTATGATGAAATATATCAATACAAGGatgtttattaataataaaaataattatattaatcagCAATATGAAATTTAATCATATAGACTGCTGAGTTAGAAATAGGTTATGTTGTCTCTAAAACACACATGCCAttgaaaatcaggaaaaaaattaggaGAAATATCCAAACCCATGGCTTAATGGCTGTTGCTTCTATTCACCTAAAGTTTAAGGTTTGGGTTTTGTGCTGGGAATTGTGGAATTAAGTGAGATGATTGAAAACAATAGTTTTATACCTTTACTTTTCCTACTTATTCTTTTGCAAAAACATAGACAGCGAAGTCTTTTCTATTAACCACATTTGTAGAAATATACGTGCATAGAGTCTTCGGTTTTAGTTTCTGGATCCTTGCTATCATACTGAGATgatgttatttatttactgtttactGGATTTCATGATTGTAATGAAGGCAAGCTTTATGGCAAGCTGTTTAATTTAAACagctcttttaaatttgttaagtgaACTTGTGATTCAGCACTGAAAGAGGAGATTTGATTCTGAGAGTTTTTCCTTaaccttaatttttttccaacccAGAATCACAGCTTTGTTGCCAGCTGAAGTTCTGGTTACCCATCGGATGTGCGGCTTTTGTTGTAGCGTGCATTTTTGGATGTGTCCTTACATGTTGGCTTACAAAAAAGGTGAGCAACGTTGATCTTTTCTTGCGCTGGCTTTACTGAGGAATACGAGCAGTTATTTACTCATCAAAGTATGTATTGCTCTTGCCAGAGTAATTTGATCAACAGGTAGATGATTTCCTTTCCTCAAGATATGCCTACTAATTAAACTACTAACTTGGAACAGAAGCTTATTTACTTTATAGCCACTTCATTCCAAAAGGAATTCAGTGGCTTACAAAGAGctatgtcattattattattcaaaaaagataaggaaattgGGGCCACGGAAAGACAAAAAGGCAGGAGGAGGGTTATAAGATAAAAATAGATGCTTCcgacttttaaaaactattacatGTGGGCTGCAAATTTGATTCTAAGTTTCCAAAGTCAGGGCAGATGAAACAATTAGTTATAAATTTTTCTCAACCAgtcaattaaaaaacaatcagTGAGAAAGTCTCGTAGGGCACCATCAGTAGTTGAGAAGGAAATTGCCAGCTTCTTTACATGGTAAGTTATTAGGACTCCTTGCTTTTAAAGAAAACCACTGAAAAGCTAGGcagaaagataaaagaataaCAACAACGATAACAACAAAAATCTCTCTGTGCCGGGGGATATTCTTTTTAGTCCATCACAAAACGGGTTCTCAATCAAAGaatctataccattttgcatattATGCAAGGGTGTTAGCATCCTCAAGTATATCCACAGTGTGATCTTTGGCCATACAGTGAGTATATCTGTGTCAGAAGGGAATTtgaaaggagagataaagaaggtAGAGAGGAAGATAAGCCCCGTGGTCTAAGTCTACTGGGGAAGGAACAGTAAAGGCATAAATGAGAAAAGACGTTGAGCAGAAACAGTTTTTATTTAAAGCCTTTTTCATATTGTTCTCCTACTTAGCCTAAAGTCAGGAGCCCAAGTCACATTATCACACTTTGTCATATACTGCTTCAACAAcgaatagaaaacagtaacaaacacacaaacacatcccCCACAGGAATGGAGGTGGGGAAGAGCAGATGACAAACCACGTTTCTGACTTTTCTTGCAGAAGTGTCCTTCCAGCGTGCATGACCCTAATAGTGAATACATGTTCATGGCAGCAGTGAACACTGCTAAAAAGCCTGGACCCACAGGTACAGTGACACGAGGGGGCTTGGGAAGGGAAGAGCGTTCTTTACATGAAgcctagaattttaattttttattttaaaggaagggAAAATGTCTCTAAGATTGAATTTTAgtattttctgtaaagagccaaattttcattttaactgaATTGATGCTCTCTCCGGTTCATTGAAAACAACATGTCTGTAAaccactattaaaaataaatgaaaagttcaTAAACCCCTATGGTATCAAGGCAATCTTCCAatcgatattttaaaaattggggtgaTTCTAAGTCTTCCTTGTTAAAAAGTTCATTAAGTCATACGATGAGATTTATTGAATATCAATTTAGTGTAAATTACTGAGTGAGGCACTGTGGGAGATACACAGATATGAAGGTTTTCGACTGAGATTTGGAAGAAAGATCTGGGCTGGAGTTCCCaaggggaagaaggagaaattGGTGAAGATATTGTTATTTCAACGTAAAAAATGTGCATGGTTAGAGAAATTGGATGGCTGCGGAAGTCAGTTAGGTGGGACTTTGACCTTTTTCATTCAGACTGAGTGTTGTCAACTGCAATGTTCTTAAGTTGAGGACCATCCCAGAAAGTCTGAAATATCCATTCTTGGAAATCTTAAGCCTTTGAGGTTGCAGTGATGGAAGGTGTATAATGAGACAGAAGCCACTGCATTTTTGCCACCACTCAGTGGTAAAGGACTTGTATAAAAGGGATGCACAAAACACCTGTAATCATGGAATTAAAGGATGGGAAGGGGCTAAATCGCCTTCAgtcctcattttttttagatgaaaGAAATTGATGTTTCTTCTGGTGTTCAATGATTCTTTGGTTCTCCAGAGAGTTGATAACCATAGCTTTGACACTAGCAAAGagcttgtgtttcattattttgctattggaaaaaaaaatcttttctctcaATCTCTGTGCTTGTAATAATGTGTCTATCTTAATTTGGGTCCCtgaaagcagaccctgagacagaCACTTGggtgcaagtagtttatttggaaggaagaaggggtgagggaacagggagagggagacaggaaaGGCAGAAACGCAGATGAAGGTTGCATTACTAAGATCTCAGCTAGAGGCCACAGGACTTCTGAGAAGTATACAGATGTCTCCCAGAATTGTTCTTCTGAAGGATGGCAAATGGGGCATTTATCCATTGGCTCCCATCCCCACTGGCTTGGGGTTGCCTGCAGGATGCATTAATCTCCCTTGTTCCTGAGCCGTGCTCTGTGCATGCCATGAGGCTGCTCTTAAGCCTTCAGAGAAAGCCCTGAGGCAGAAAAGCAGAGAAGTGCAGGGTGGGGCTATTTTGCTAGAATAGTCAGCATGCTCAGAAGTGGTGCAGCTGAAATCAGAGGGGGGTAGTTTCATGCCCCATCTACCAAGCCTAGCATGTATCTTGCAATTACATGTAAACAAATAGTAACTGAAAATGGCCAGAGTGTAAGCTTCTTGAGGGTAGGCAGGGTCTTTCTTCTGTATTCCGAAAGCATTACACATATACAATTCCAGGCAGAGCATGACTCAGCACCTCtgtcaaatatttgttattatacGAATAACACCGTGCTGAGTAATGTGTATTGGGTAGAGGGAGGGAAGACCTAAGACAGTCCTTGTCTTCAGTTTATAATGTCACTGGGAGAGGTAATATGTTTGCATGGAGGGTGGAGTCACGTGATAGTGTTAAAAGTACTCAATTAATTGCAAAGTGGTAGAGTTCAGACAATGTTTGTAACAGGAGCCAAGAGTGGGCTGGGTAAAACTCCATGGAAAACGTGGAATTGGTGCTCAGTCTTGAAGCATAAAGAAGAGTTTGGACGGGGTatgtgtttgcctgtgtgtgtgtgtgtgtgtgtgtgtgtgtgtgtgtgtttacaagaGGCAGAGGAAAGGGGAAGCCTTGCTAAAGGGGATTGGCACATGGAGAGTTTTTAAAGAACTTATGCTAAATTTTTGTTACAGATGTGACCCGTAATTTGGAACTCTCTGGCACCCAGGCATGAGCCACACTGGCCAGTTCCCTCCAACTTGAAGAGCAAGATTCTCTATTTCCTGGACCACAGAGAGTCTGACTTGATTTGACTACATACATCTTTTGCTGATGTTTTGTTCAGTCTGGACCAGTGACTATATCAGTCAATAGGGATTTTAACAGACTGCCTTAGTACTGTAGAGTTCTCTCAAAACAAATACCCTCTCGCAACTAGCTTTATAGAAAGCCCAGCTTGTGTGTGCT
Coding sequences within:
- the ICOS gene encoding inducible T-cell costimulator, encoding MKSDLWYFFLFFFQVEVLTGEFNASATSEMFIFHNGGVQILCKYPDTVQQFKMQLLKGNNILCDLIKTKGSGDTVSITNLNVCQFQLSNNSVSFFLYNLDSSHASYYICKLSIFDPPPFQVDILSKEYLNIYESQLCCQLKFWLPIGCAAFVVACIFGCVLTCWLTKKKCPSSVHDPNSEYMFMAAVNTAKKPGPTDVTRNLELSGTQA